Proteins found in one Misgurnus anguillicaudatus chromosome 3, ASM2758022v2, whole genome shotgun sequence genomic segment:
- the LOC129445468 gene encoding interferon-induced protein 44-like, producing MGLSESKPEPPQPQPESKPAPPQPKPEFNEPWRTIDWNQRDVLKKQLEEFTPSNEDVKYIKILVAGEIAAGKSSFINSVNNVFQQRITSIAIANSAGQGYSFTKKLKGFHIKSGQNVLPYVFTDIMGLEPKAERGSLPEDIINAVFGHVKDGYKFHESEPIAQGKEHYISDPNLSDQAFCLVYVVHADTISFTDQKLIDKLKIIRHRISDRGIPQVIVMTKIDEACPLVKKDLRKVYHSKKIKEKMQTCSDLIGVPMCNIFPVKNYHEEMDTNPDIDVLILKALEQIVYNANDRTVSSSY from the exons ATGGGCttgtcagagtcaaaaccagaACCACCACAGCCTCAACCAG agtcaaaaccagcACCACCACAGCCTAAACCAG AATTCAATGAACCATGGAGAACGATTGATTGGAA TCAGAGAGATGTCCTGAAAAAACAGCTTGAAGAATTCACTCCCAGTAATGAAGATGTGAAGTACATCAAGATCCTGGTTGCTGGAGAAATTGCAGCAGGAAAGTCCAGCTTTATAAACTCAGTCAATAATGTCTTTCAACAACGGATCACCTCCATAGCAATAGCAAATTCAGCTGGGCAAGGTTATAGTTTTACAAAAAAG CTCAAAGGGTTCCACATTAAAAGTGGACAAAACGTCTTGCCCTATGTCTTCACAGACATAATGGGCTTAGAACCTAAAGCAGAGCGTGGGTCACTTCCAGAGGACATCATCAATGCTGTATTTGGCCATGTGAAGGATGGCTATAAA TTTCATGAGTCGGAGCCAATCGCTCAAGGGAAGGAACATTACATCAGTGACCCCAACCTCTCTGACCAGGCTTTCTGTCTGGTTTATGTCGTACATGCTGATACAATATCATTCACTGACCAGAAACTTATTGACAAGTTGAAGATCATTCGCCACAGAATCAGTGATAGAG GTATTCCTCAAGTGATTGTCATGACCAAAATAGATGAAGCATGTCCATTGGTGAAGAAAGATCTAAGAAAGGTGTATCACAGCAAGAAGATCAAAGAGAAG ATGCAGACGTGCAGTGACTTGATTGGTGTACCAATGTGCAACATCTTCCCAGTGAAGAACTACCATGAAGAGATGGACACAAATCCTGATATTGATGTTCTGATTCTGAAAGCACTGGAACAGATTGTTTATAATGCTAATGATCGAACTGTTAGCAGTAGCTACTGA